In the genome of Populus trichocarpa isolate Nisqually-1 chromosome 6, P.trichocarpa_v4.1, whole genome shotgun sequence, one region contains:
- the LOC18100396 gene encoding syntaxin-32, with the protein MMPPVKTSYRDRTQEFLSVAERLKKSFSSASNAASSSTGSSTKPDAKRSAVAIQSEFSKRASMIGYGIHQTSQKLAKLAKLAKRTSVFDDPTLEIQELTAVIKQDITALNAAVVDLQLLCNSQNESGNISSDTTTHSTTVVDNLKNRLMTATKEFKEVLTTRTENLKVHENRRQLFSSTASKDSSNPFVRQRPLTSRTAASATQAPPPPWANASVSSSQLVPSKSTDVESQPLLQQQQQQMVPLQDSYMHSRAEALHNVESTIHELSNIFTQLATMVSQQGELAIRIDENMDESLSNVEGAQGQLVRYLNSISSNRWLMMKIFLVLIVFLMFFVFFVA; encoded by the exons ATGATGCCGCCGGTAAAAACATCCTATCGGGACCGGACACAAGAGTTTCTGAGTGTAGCAGAGAGGCTAAAGAAATCGTTCTCATCGGCGAGCAATGCGGCATCATCCAGTACCGGTAGCAGCACGAAGCCGGATGCTAAGCGATCTGCTGTGGCGATTCAATCCGAATTTAGTAAAAGAGCATCCATGATCGGGTATGGGATCCACCAGACATCTCAGAAGCTGGCGAAGCTGGCAAAAC TGGCGAAAAGAACATCGGTGTTTGATGATCCAACTCTGGAGATCCAAGAGTTGACAGCAGTTATAAAACAAGATATTACTGCACTTAATGCAGCTGTAGTAGACCTCCAACTCCTTTGCAACTCCCAGAATGAAAGCGGAAACATCTCAAGTGATACTACAACTCATTCAACCACAGTTGTAGATAACCTAAAGAATCGCTTGATGACTGCTACAAAGGAGTTTAAAGAAGTCCTCACAACGCGGACAGAG AATCTAAAGGTTCATGAGAACCGAAGGCAGTTGTTTTCTTCCACTGCTTCAAAAGACTCTTCAAATCCCTTTGTTCGTCAGCGTCCACTCACTTCCAGGACAGCTGCTAGTGCAACACAGGCTCCTCCCCCTCCATGGGCCAATGCTTCTGTATCCTCATCCCAGCTAGTTCCCAG CAAATCGACAGATGTTGAGTCCCAGCCGCTTttgcaacagcagcaacagcaaATGGTTCCACTACAAGACAGTTACATGCATAGCAGAGCTGAAGCCCTTCATAACGTGGAGTCAACAATCCATGAGCTGAGCAACATCTTTACTCAACTAGCAACAATGGTTTCTCAGCAAGGAGAGCTGGCAATCAG GATTGACGAGAACATGGATGAGTCACTGTCAAATGTAGAGGGCGCGCAGGGCCAACTGGTCAGGTATCTTAACAGTATTTCATCCAACCGATGGCTGATGATGAAAATATTTCTTGTACTTATTGTATTCCTCatgtttttcgttttttttgtgGCATGA
- the LOC18100397 gene encoding protein CfxQ homolog: MNTETMQRNRQGQGSRISKPATIHSCAQSGDLLGFQRLLSGNPYLLNERNPVMAQTPLHVSAGYNRAEIIKFLLDWQGAEKVELEPRNMYGETPLHMAAKNGCSEAARLLLAHGAIIEAKANNGMTPLHLAVWYSIRVEDHSTVKTLLEYNADCSAEDNEGMTPLNHLSPGPRSEELCKLLQWHLEEQRKRKALEACSKTKAKMDELEDALSNVVGLHDLKIQLRKWAKGMLLDERRRALGMKVGLRRPPHMAFLGSPGTGKTMVARILGRLLHMVGVLPTDKVTEVQRTDLVGEFVGHTGPKTRRKIAEAEGGILFVDEAYRLIPSQKEDEKDYGIEALEEIMSVMDSGKVVVIFAGYSEPMKRVISSNEGFCRRVTKFFHFNDFSSEDLANICHIKMNNQDEGSSLYGFKLHSSCSGDAIAALIERETTEKQRREMNGGLVNVMLANAREILDLRLDFNCIDTDELQTITLEDLEAGCQLL, translated from the exons ATGAACACAGAAACAATGCAGCGGAATCGTCAGGGTCAAGGGTCGAGAATTTCCAAGCCTGCCACCATTCATAGCTGTGCTCAATCGGGAGATCTTCTTGGGTTCCAAAGGTTACTCAGTGGAAACCCTTATCTCCTCAATGAAAGAAACCCTGTT ATGGCGCAGACTCCACTTCATGTTTCTGCTGGTTACAACAGGGCTGagataattaaatttcttcttgATTGGCAAGGAGCTGAGAAGGTTGAACTGGAGCCTAGGAATATG TATGGAGAAACTCCTTTACACATGGCAGCAAAGAATGGTTGCAGCGAAGCTGCACGGTTGCTTCTTGCTCATGGTGCTATTATTGAAGCCAAAGCGAAT AATGGAATGACACCGTTACACCTTGCAGTTTGGTACTCAATCAGAGTGGAAGATCACTCAACTGTTAAGACATTGCTGGAGTATAATGCTGACTGCAGTGCAGAGGACAAT GAAGGCATGACTCCTTTGAATCATCTCTCACCAGGTCCAAGGAGTGAGGAGTTGTGTAAACTATTGCAGTGGCATCTTGAAGAGCAGAGAAAGAGAAAAGCACTTGAAGCATGCTCTAAAACAAAAGCTAAGATGGATGAACTTGAAGATGCTTTATCAAATGTTGTGGGGTTGCATGACCTCAAGATACAACTGAGAAAATGGGCAAAGGGTATGCTTTTGGATGAGAGGCGCAGGGCCCTTGGTATGAAAGTTGGTCTGAGAAGACCGCCTCATATGGCTTTCTTGGGAAGCCCTGGAACAG GTAAGACCATGGTAGCTCGAATACTTGGAAGATTACTGCATATGGTAGGAGTTCTACCTACTGACAAGGTAACAGAAGTACAACGTACAGATTTGGTTGGTGAATTTGTTGGTCACACTGGACCCAAGACTAGAAGAAAG ATTGCAGAAGCAGAGGGAGGAATTCTTTTTGTGGATGAAGCATATCGGCTTATACCATCGCAGAAAGAGGATGAGAAGGACTATGGGATTGAAGCCTTAGAAGAAATTATGTCTGTTATGGACAGTGGAAAAGTCGTAGTCATATTTGCTGGCTATAGTGAACCTATGAAGCGTGTGATATCTTCAAATGAGGGTTTCTGTAGAAGGGTTACCaagtttttccattttaatGACTTCTCTTCTGAAGATTTAGCAAATATTTGCCACATCAAGATGAATAATCAGGATGAAGGTAGTTCGCTGTATGGTTTTAAATTACATTCTTCATGCAGTGGAGATGCCATTGCCGCCCTGATTGAGAGAGAAACAACAGAAAAGCAGCGTAGGGAAATGAATGGAGGTTTAGTAAATGTCATGTTAGCTAATGCTAGAGAGATTTTGGATCTCAGGCTTGATTTCAACTGTATCGATACCGATGAACTGCAGACCATCACCTTAGAGGATTTGGAAGCTGGCTGTCAACTGTTATAG